tCTCCActcccacatcccaaccctcagcccatccatCTCCCCCACAGCAGCAActcccacatcccaaccctcagcccatccatCTCCCCCACAGCAGCAActcccacatcccaaccctcagcccatccatCCACGGCCACCCACTTCAGGTTTCAACACACATATCTTTCAAATATTATTTCCATATAAGAATTCTAGAAATCTAGAATAGTGACAAGAATTCTATAATAATTTTATCAGAAAAGCACGAAATCTTGAATCCTGCGTTTTATGGTTCTTCTTTCCATGTTTTAAGATTTAAAacggtgctctgtgggatgttaaAAATGACTGATATGTttatataacccaaccctgatctgacctgtttggagagctccttggtcttcatggtgccccttgcttagtggtgttgcagactctggggcctttcagaacaggtgtatatacacacactgagATCACGTGACActaagttaaataaagtccacctgtgtgcaatctaagtatgtgacttctgaaggtaatcagtggcaccaggtcttattgaggggcttcatagtaaaggtggACTTGATTAatctaagtatgtgacttctgaaggtaatcagtggcaccaggtcttatttaggggcttcatagtaaagggggtgaatacacacacaccactttcccagtgtttatgtttctgaacaagtcatctttttcatttcacttcaacaatggactattttgtgtatgtccattacatgaaatccaaataaaaatctaatttaaattccaggttgtaaagcaacaaaacaggaaaaatgcTACGGGCACATTTCAGATCCGGCCTTCgagacatctctccttctcaagACCAGAAAGTCTCACCTGTCCATACCCCTGCCCCATCTTATATTTAACTCAGTGTTTCCCCTtgctcagtgtttcccctagagGGTAGTGTACGGACCCCCTGCCCTCCCATGTGTCAGCCTGTAGCGGGTAGTGTACGTACCCCCTGTCCTCCGTCCTCCCTGACTCTGATGCTCTGCAGCAGCTCGTTGATGATGGAGGCAGCGTGCTCACAGCGGTCTGGAGGGCCCATGATGTGGGCTATCTTATCAGGACCTGCACCgtcatctagagagagagaggaggggaggggaggagggggaagggaggtagcaagaggggagagagagcgatcgaaagacaacgagagaaagatggagggaagcACAGATCGCCGCGAAAGAAAGACAGATCGAGCAaaaaagatgagaaagagagTCATCATAACGATCATCGTTTAAACCAAAAGGTTCCAGTATAAATGTCTCTTATACGGGTCTGTACCTTCATCTgacagagggggaagagagggggaagggagagagggggaaggagtgagggagaaaaagaaggagagagttACCATACTGTTCACAACACTCAGCTGAAGCAGAGTCAAGACAGGAAGTTGCTACCAGATTGGCACCTCTAAGAGGAGGTGTACTAACAAGCCCTTTCTGACCCGATAGAAACACTTcaatatgttgtgtgtgtgtgtgtgtaagtgtgtgtgtgtgtgtgtgtaagtgtgtggtgTTTAAGTTTCATATACAGTCCTGTACCTTCatctgacagagggagagagaaagggggggagggggacaaagagagggagagttacCATAGTGATCATAACACTCAACTGAAGCAGGGTCAAAACTGGACGGCGCTACCTGGACTCGTCCCATAACAACAGACTGGAGTTCCCAGCTGCAAACCGTTTTGTTACGGTGGGGCTATACTGAACACGCCCCAGGTTCGCCCCACAGTCAAGTGACTTATTTAAATGTTGTGGGACTAACAGGAGGTCTGAGATCAGTTTGTTTCTCCTGGACCTATGATCACGTGTAAAAAAACACTCCATCATAAAATACTAATGTTTCCTATGATAGAAATATGTTAAATCTGTTGTAGGTGTGGGTTTGAATCTTATACGGTCATGTACCTTCAtctgatagagagaggggggagggagggagagagaacaaaaagagggagagaattaCCATAGTGATTATAACAACTGAAGCAGGGTTTATGGGGGAGATACAGGGACTGGCTGAACAAGAACAGAAGGTCGTTTTCCGTAGCAggaagtcgtgtgtgtgtgtgtgtgtgatcctcaCCTGGTTTGAACTGTATCCTAACTCCAGCGTCTGCCTGGATCTTCTTGATCATCTCTCCACTTCGACCAATCACAACTCCCACAGAGTGGCGGGGCACGGGCACCTGGCCAATGAAGAGACACCGTAATGAGGAAACGGCACCTGGCCCAACTGAAACACGCGATACTGATGAGGCGAAGACGTTGAACAGAGTTCTAGTCGAGGCTCGTTACTAAACGGGGCTGCAACGCCACAGTCACTCTACAACGTTTAACCATAGACTTAGAACGAGTAGAAGGGGCATTCTCAATCAGGTCAATGATGCTGCCGTCACATGTTCTATTTAACCTTCTAGTCAATCTAAGTCTATGGGTTTAACCCCTCAGGGCTGCCTTCCCTGTGCCATGGTGGAAGGTGGGGTTAACACACAGCTAGAGAGAAGCAGCTGGGGGAGTTTGACCTCCACAGCTCTGTCCAAATCCAGTCAGACTTCCAACTACAATCAAGTTGAATCCATCTCATAAACATTAAAATATCCTACTCACATccatgcctcctcctcctccaccacctcctcctcccattTGGTTGCCAAAATTGTTTCGGTCTCCAAAGCCAgcgtgatctctctctctcagaatctCATTCACCAGCTCCTTCGcttgctgcagagagagagagggaaaagagaggttGATCAAGTCAGACAGTACTACCTGGCATAATATCAGAGACAACCAGCCCCATATCCAGGAATGCAGTACGTGTGGTGAACGCTGTACGTGCAACAGGGGCGTGTGGTGAACGCTGTACGTGCAACGGGGGCGTGTGGTGTACATAGTACGTGCAACGGGGTTGTGTGGTGAACGCAGTATGTGCAACGGGGGCGTGTGGTGTACATAGTACGTGCAACGGGGTCGTGTGGTGAACGCTGTACGTGCAACGGGGGCGTGTGGTGAACGCAGTACGTGTGGTGAACGCAGTACGTGCAACGGGGACATGTGGTGAACGCAGTACGTGCAACAGGGGCGTGTGGTGTACGCAGTACGTGTGGTGAACGCAGTACGTGCAACGGGGGCGTGTGGTGTACACAGTACGTGTGGTGAACGCAGTACGTGCAACGGGGACGTGTGGTGAACGCAGTACGTGTGGTGAACGCAGTACGTGCAACAGGGGCGTGTGGTGTACGCAGTACGTGCAACAGGGGCGTGTGGTGTACGCAGTACGTGTGGTGAACGCAGTACGTGCAACGGGGACGTGTGGTGAACGCAGTACGTGCAACGGGGGCGTGTGGTGAACGCAGTACGTGCAACGGGGGCGTGTGGTGAACGCAGTACGTGCAACGGGGGCGTGTGGTGAACGCAGTACGTGCAACGGGGGCGTGTGGTGAACGCAGTACGTGCAACGGGGGCGTGTGGTGAACGCAGTACGTGCAACAGGGTTGTTTACCTGTACTTTGTAGGGGTCTCCGATGATGCGCAGGGGTTTGTCCATGTTGGGTGGCTGGGAACCATCTTGGATGAGGATCATCTTCACTCCAGCACGCTCCTACAGGGAAGAGATAcatctctatatatatctatccatctatctgacgAGCCTCCCCATGTATAGTGTTAGTTTCCTAGTACTTCCCTCCCATTATATTAGTAGCTGTGTTCTGATTCGTTCTCCTGTACAGATatttgatgtaccagtacaccccctggacaggacactagtctatctcctgtttctgtagggtgaggcagcctgatgtaccagtacaccccctggacaggaggCTTCAGCTATACAACTCCCCAATGTGTACCTGCAGTTGTTTGATGGTCTCTCCTCCCTTGCCGATGATTAGGCCGGCCTTGCCAGCTGGGATCATCATCTCCTGCATGGAGCCACTCTGCCCATTGGTCGACTCgtggaaagaggaggaaggagcaCCGCGCCCCCGAGATACAATCTCATCCAGAAACATCTTGGCTTTCCTGAAGAGGAGgaaaagacagggagggaggggggcaagTCGTTAGAAAGAGTTGTGTAATGATCAGAAACACTTAACATGGCCCCCCTATGCCAGCGCCCAGAATTTTTCTAATTGAGATCAAACAACTAGGAAAAACTACAGAATCCTAATCGTGCCACACAGCTACAAGGGAtacttccaaatggcaccctactccctatgtagggcactactttagaccagagccctattccctgtgtagtgcattacattagaccagggccctatggggacATGACTTTGTGTCTTACGCGATGGCGTCAGGGTTTCCTGTGAGGGAGACGCTCCTCTCTGGCATGCCACCACTGTctgaaacacaaacaacaacaagtaAACATCAACAAGTAAACAACATCGGTCTCACTGGCAGACTACAAAtgcatcccaattggcaccctattacTTACAAAGTGCActaacagagccctatgggccctggtgaaaagtagtgcactaacagagccctatggcccctggtgaaaagtagtgcactaacagagccctatgggccctggtgaaaagtagtgcactaacagagccctatgggccctggtgaaaagtagtgcactaacagagccctatgggccccggtgaaaagtagtgcactaacagagccctatgggccccggtgaaaagtagtgcactaacagggccctatggcccctggtgaaaagtagtgcactaacagAGCTCTATggcccctggtgaaaagtagtgcactaacagagccctatgggccccggtgaaaagtagtgcacgataaaGGCATATGCTCCGGCCAAATGTAATGctctatttttgaccagggcgctGGCCTAGAGTAGCGCCCTAAAAAAAGGTCATTGCTCTTGtccaaagaagtgcactatatttgctcaaggccctggtcaaaagaagtgccgGATAGTCCCacgttttaatgtcacgtgcacaaggaCAACAGCATGCCTTTGTTGCGAGAGCCAATCAGAACACAGTGCCCTTTTATCAGGCATAATAATGGCCAtcgctctggtctaaagtagtgcactatatagggaatagggctctagtctaaagtagtgcactatatagggaatagggctctggtctaaagtagtgcactatatagggaacagggtgccatctGGGCTGCGTGCTGAGATAGTAGAGGTAGTATATAAAGAGAGGTGAGCACCTAGTTGCTCACCTGGAGCGATCTGGACCTTGCAGCCCGAGTCCTGCTGGATCTTGTTGATCTGCTCGCCCCCTCGACCAATGACTGTGGAGAAACAAACCGTGAAGTCATTTTATCATAGTATGCGTGAACAGCTTCTCTGTGTGAGCCCAAGCGatactgtgtgtgtactcactGAGTCCGACCATGCCGTCTGGCACTCTGTACTCCTCTGTCATGGTGGAGGGTCTGACACtgaagagaaaagagggagaaaggagagaaaggaggaatgaATGCTTATCCTTCATAACAAGCCCAAAACACCAGGGAATCAAACACAGCAAAATATACAAGACAGTCAAAAcgagaaaaaaaaacatccttCTATTAATACCTTTGCTGAGACAGGGCAGCGAGCTGAGCTCCGATAGCTACAGGGAAGAGTAATGGATTAACAACCAATAGAAAGCAACCAATGAATGTGAGAGGATAGGCAGAGACAAGAGACGGTCTGTTAGGTATACGTACACAAAGCAGTGGCTGAGTCTCTGTCCCCCTGGGAAGACATCTTCTTGGCATCTGGTTGGTCTGATAAAACAGGAAAAACATGAACCTCAATACCATCCTGAAGGCAGGCTCCGGGAACATGATCCTCTGTGTGTACATAGTGCATGTGTGCGTCTCGGTTTTCCTCCGTGTGTATTactctatgtgtgtgttggtCCCTGTGCCTCTGTGTTGCCCTCCCCTGGTCtcctacctccatcctccagaGAGCGTTTCAGTGTTTGGAACGGgaagccctctcctcctcctgctcctccattGTTACTTGGAGGTCCGGCATCTCCTCCGATCTTAGCTGCAATCTAGGGAACACACACAGCATGTATCCCATTCAAATGCATTGCGTGAGCGCCCAGAGAGAATTAATTTGGCCCAAGACGGTGATATATGGACCATTTTGTATAATCTTCCCCAGGTTTGAATCTGGAGCTGGtagcctgatcctagatctgtagctGCCCAAGTACATCACCTCTACACAAACCATGTACCATCCCGCATCCCATTACACAATAGCTGGGTTGGATCCCCAAACAGCACTCTATAGTCCCGATAATGGACTACTTTGACCAGATCCCCGtggtgccatttgagaagcaGCCCTAGACTCGGTAGTTATTTTCTACACCCGGGGTTAGTCCAGGTAGCTGCCAGACTGGGATAAGAGGATCTCGTTTGGAGATACTGGCCTAATTCGTATCACAGACCTGTCGGCAGTAGCTAACGTTAACACTAGCTAGAGCGTGTTTGTGTCCCACTAGCTATGCAAGTTAGCTATTCTGAAACACTGGCCGACAAAATTTGACTGTTTTGGAAAAGTTTGCATCGCAGGTTCCATGTGGAAACGTCTACCTCATTAGCTAACGTTattgaactagctagctactacCTTAATAAGTTAATGATAGTCTGCTGGCGCTAGCTAGTTACCAAACTTAAAGCTAACGCTAGCCACGTTAAATGATTGATGACTAACTAGTTAACTACTCACTAAATGGTAGGTCTATTGGAATATCAATTGAGGGCT
This genomic stretch from Oncorhynchus clarkii lewisi isolate Uvic-CL-2024 chromosome 13, UVic_Ocla_1.0, whole genome shotgun sequence harbors:
- the LOC139424302 gene encoding far upstream element-binding protein 2-like isoform X2; this translates as MSDYGSPGAGAGAGGKKDAFADAVQRARQIAAKIGGDAGPPSNNGGAGGGEGFPFQTLKRSLEDGDQPDAKKMSSQGDRDSATALSIGAQLAALSQQSVRPSTMTEEYRVPDGMVGLIIGRGGEQINKIQQDSGCKVQIAPDSGGMPERSVSLTGNPDAIAKAKMFLDEIVSRGRGAPSSSFHESTNGQSGSMQEMMIPAGKAGLIIGKGGETIKQLQERAGVKMILIQDGSQPPNMDKPLRIIGDPYKVQQAKELVNEILRERDHAGFGDRNNFGNQMGGGGGGGGGGMDVPVPRHSVGVVIGRSGEMIKKIQADAGVRIQFKPDDGAGPDKIAHIMGPPDRCEHAASIINELLQSIRVREDGGQGGPPGPPGTGGMPQGGHGRGRGQGNWGGPPGGEVTFSIPAHKCGLVIGRGGENVKAINQQTGAFVEISRQPPPNGDPNFKLFIIRGSPQQIDHAKQLIEDKIEAPLCPLGGGPGGPGPAGPMGPYNPNPYNPGPGGPGGPPHGGPPGGHGYGAPQGWGNTFQQWQAPGGPHDPNKAAADPNAAWAAYYAQYYQQQPGGAMPGQAPNAPAAAPVQADPSQAAQTPGGQPDYTKAWEEYYKKMGMAQPGGGAAAAPAAAVAGGGAGGQQDYSAAWAEYYRQQAAFYGPGGAPGQAATPQQGQQAQ
- the LOC139424302 gene encoding far upstream element-binding protein 2-like isoform X1 yields the protein MSDYGSPGAGAGAGGKKDAFADAVQRARQIAAKIGGDAGPPSNNGGAGGGEGFPFQTLKRSLEDGDQPDAKKMSSQGDRDSATALSIGAQLAALSQQSVRPSTMTEEYRVPDGMVGLIIGRGGEQINKIQQDSGCKVQIAPGEQLDSGGMPERSVSLTGNPDAIAKAKMFLDEIVSRGRGAPSSSFHESTNGQSGSMQEMMIPAGKAGLIIGKGGETIKQLQERAGVKMILIQDGSQPPNMDKPLRIIGDPYKVQQAKELVNEILRERDHAGFGDRNNFGNQMGGGGGGGGGGMDVPVPRHSVGVVIGRSGEMIKKIQADAGVRIQFKPDDGAGPDKIAHIMGPPDRCEHAASIINELLQSIRVREDGGQGGPPGPPGTGGMPQGGHGRGRGQGNWGGPPGGEVTFSIPAHKCGLVIGRGGENVKAINQQTGAFVEISRQPPPNGDPNFKLFIIRGSPQQIDHAKQLIEDKIEAPLCPLGGGPGGPGPAGPMGPYNPNPYNPGPGGPGGPPHGGPPGGHGYGAPQGWGNTFQQWQAPGGPHDPNKAAADPNAAWAAYYAQYYQQQPGGAMPGQAPNAPAAAPVQADPSQAAQTPGGQPDYTKAWEEYYKKMGMAQPGGGAAAAPAAAVAGGGAGGQQDYSAAWAEYYRQQAAFYGPGGAPGQAATPQQGQQAQ